One genomic window of Streptomonospora nanhaiensis includes the following:
- the egtA gene encoding ergothioneine biosynthesis glutamate--cysteine ligase EgtA yields the protein MSYLTESDVHDYINGVCFKTGPPGRVGAEAEWLVTDPARPGAPVPIRTVSTAVAQAGPPPGGSAVTFEPGGQLELSSPPLPGPGAAYAALAADTDHIARHLSAAGLRLVGVGLDPRRPPVRQLAQPRYAAMERYFDSAGCATGRLMMCSTASLQVCLDIGADAADAARRWRLAHRLGPLLVAAFANSPVHRGRATGWRSSRWAVWEGIDPSRTRAPGRGDPVAAWTAYALRARLMTIRADHGPWEVDPGLAFGDWLACRHRRRPTREDLAYHLSTLFPPVRPRGWLELRMIDALPARWLAVPIAVAAALLDDPAAADTAAEATERLGGGAGLWRRAAALALADPELAACARTCFAAASAALERMDEAGLAGAVEDYRERFVERGRCPADLHHLAPAA from the coding sequence TTGAGCTACCTCACCGAGTCCGACGTGCACGACTACATCAACGGCGTCTGCTTCAAGACCGGGCCGCCCGGCCGCGTCGGCGCCGAAGCCGAATGGCTGGTCACCGACCCCGCCCGCCCAGGCGCACCCGTTCCCATCCGCACCGTCTCGACCGCCGTCGCCCAGGCCGGGCCGCCGCCCGGCGGGAGCGCCGTCACCTTCGAACCCGGAGGGCAGCTTGAGCTGAGCTCGCCGCCCCTCCCCGGCCCCGGGGCCGCCTACGCCGCCCTCGCCGCCGACACCGACCACATCGCCCGCCACCTGAGCGCCGCCGGCCTGCGCCTGGTGGGGGTCGGCCTGGACCCCCGGCGCCCGCCCGTGCGCCAGCTCGCCCAGCCGCGCTACGCCGCCATGGAGCGCTACTTCGACTCCGCCGGGTGCGCCACCGGCCGCCTGATGATGTGCAGCACCGCGTCACTTCAGGTGTGCCTGGACATCGGCGCCGACGCCGCCGACGCCGCACGGCGCTGGCGGCTGGCCCACCGGCTGGGGCCGCTCCTGGTGGCGGCCTTCGCCAACTCCCCGGTCCACCGGGGCCGCGCCACCGGCTGGCGCTCCAGCCGGTGGGCGGTGTGGGAGGGCATCGACCCCTCCCGCACCCGCGCGCCGGGCCGCGGCGACCCGGTCGCCGCCTGGACCGCCTACGCGCTGCGGGCGCGGCTGATGACCATCCGGGCCGACCACGGGCCCTGGGAGGTCGACCCCGGGCTGGCGTTCGGCGACTGGCTGGCGTGCCGCCACCGCCGCCGGCCCACCCGCGAGGACCTCGCCTACCACCTCAGCACGCTGTTCCCGCCGGTGCGCCCGCGCGGCTGGCTGGAGCTGCGGATGATCGACGCCCTGCCCGCGCGCTGGCTGGCGGTGCCCATCGCCGTGGCCGCCGCGCTGCTCGACGACCCCGCGGCGGCCGACACCGCCGCCGAGGCCACCGAGCGGCTGGGCGGCGGCGCCGGGCTGTGGCGGCGCGCCGCCGCCCTGGCCCTGGCAGACCCCGAGCTGGCCGCCTGCGCCCGCACCTGCTTCGCCGCCGCGAGCGCGGCGCTGGAGCGCATGGACGAGGCCGGCCTGGCGGGCGCGGTGGAGGACTACCGGGAGCGCTTCGTGGAGCGCGGCCGCTGCCCCGCCGACCTGCACCACCTGGCGCCGGCGGCCTGA
- a CDS encoding GNAT family N-acetyltransferase, protein MASQERPEVREAHPGDIEAIVALAEERRAAYRPHAPGFWDPAPDARDRHRARVARLVADPRALVLAARRGPRLSGCLLAVPGPSAEVYAPGGPLAYVEDFWVADPRDWWVSGTALVEAARPRLAARGAVRMVVESGGHDTHKRAFLWRSGLSLASEWYQAPLA, encoded by the coding sequence ATGGCATCCCAGGAGCGGCCCGAGGTGCGTGAGGCGCACCCCGGCGACATCGAGGCGATCGTGGCGCTGGCCGAGGAGCGGCGCGCCGCCTACCGGCCGCACGCGCCGGGGTTCTGGGACCCCGCGCCCGACGCGCGCGACCGCCACCGCGCGCGGGTGGCCCGCCTGGTGGCCGACCCGCGGGCGCTGGTCCTGGCGGCCCGGCGCGGCCCCCGCCTCAGCGGCTGCCTGCTGGCCGTCCCGGGGCCCTCCGCCGAGGTCTACGCGCCCGGCGGGCCCCTGGCCTACGTCGAGGACTTCTGGGTGGCCGACCCCCGCGACTGGTGGGTCAGCGGCACCGCGCTGGTCGAGGCGGCCCGGCCGCGCCTGGCCGCGCGGGGCGCGGTGCGCATGGTGGTGGAGAGCGGCGGCCACGACACGCACAAGCGGGCGTTCCTGTGGCGCTCGGGCCTGTCCCTGGCCTCGGAGTGGTACCAGGCGCCCCTGGCCTGA
- a CDS encoding GNAT family N-acetyltransferase, with protein sequence MSTERFVRSAREADIPTVVDVQVAAWRSMYGPLLPEAVLAEIGGQEAAARFREQWLAAVRTPPTSRHRLLVATDHRAVVGFAAVGPAEDPDRWPGTDAEVYALHVHPDHVGAGHGSRLLNAAVDHLVDDGFGLAVLWVLEPPNPLRSFAEAAGWRPDGATRELDLGAPLPMVRLHAAIGG encoded by the coding sequence GTGTCGACAGAGCGCTTTGTCAGGTCCGCCCGCGAGGCGGACATCCCCACCGTCGTGGACGTCCAGGTTGCGGCCTGGCGGTCGATGTACGGCCCGCTGCTGCCCGAGGCCGTCCTGGCCGAGATCGGCGGGCAGGAGGCCGCGGCCCGGTTCCGCGAGCAGTGGCTGGCGGCCGTGCGGACCCCGCCGACCTCGCGGCACCGGCTGCTGGTGGCCACCGACCACCGCGCGGTGGTGGGGTTCGCCGCGGTCGGCCCGGCCGAGGACCCCGACCGCTGGCCGGGGACCGACGCCGAGGTCTACGCGCTGCACGTGCACCCCGACCACGTCGGCGCCGGGCACGGCAGCCGGCTGCTCAACGCGGCGGTGGACCACCTGGTGGACGACGGCTTCGGGCTGGCGGTGCTGTGGGTGCTGGAGCCGCCCAACCCGCTGCGCTCCTTCGCCGAGGCGGCGGGCTGGCGCCCCGACGGCGCCACGCGCGAACTCGACCTGGGCGCGCCGCTGCCGATGGTGCGCCTGCACGCCGCGATCGGCGGGTGA
- a CDS encoding MIP/aquaporin family protein: MVYLAEFVGTAILTLLGCGVVAGVTLARSKAEGSGWIVITFGWGLAVTVAVYVVGQYSGAHINPAVTFAMASIGELGWAQVPGYIAAQLLGAFFGAVLAWVVYLPHWRVTEDPVVKLGVFSTIPAVRSIAANFATEVIGTFLLIFGILGINANMNPIGAGGGGLQDLFGTGFAPLLVGFLVLAIGLSLGGPTGYAINPARDLGPRIAHAVLPIPGKGSSDWSYSWVPIVAPIVGAVLAAQVYVLLGFEV; the protein is encoded by the coding sequence ATGGTTTACCTGGCCGAGTTCGTCGGAACGGCGATTTTGACGCTGCTGGGCTGCGGCGTCGTCGCCGGCGTCACCCTGGCGCGGTCCAAGGCCGAGGGCAGCGGCTGGATCGTCATCACGTTCGGCTGGGGCCTCGCCGTGACGGTCGCCGTCTACGTGGTCGGCCAGTACAGCGGCGCGCACATCAACCCGGCGGTCACCTTCGCCATGGCCTCCATCGGCGAACTGGGCTGGGCGCAGGTGCCCGGCTACATCGCGGCCCAACTGCTGGGCGCGTTCTTCGGCGCGGTGCTGGCCTGGGTGGTCTACCTGCCGCACTGGCGGGTCACCGAGGACCCGGTGGTCAAGCTGGGGGTGTTCAGCACCATCCCCGCCGTGCGCAGCATCGCCGCCAACTTCGCCACCGAGGTGATCGGCACCTTCCTGCTGATCTTCGGCATCCTGGGCATCAACGCCAACATGAACCCGATCGGCGCCGGCGGCGGCGGGCTGCAGGACCTGTTCGGCACCGGGTTCGCGCCGCTGCTGGTGGGCTTCCTCGTCCTGGCGATCGGCCTGTCCCTGGGCGGGCCCACCGGCTACGCCATCAACCCGGCGCGCGACCTGGGCCCGCGCATCGCCCACGCGGTGCTGCCCATCCCCGGCAAGGGGTCCTCGGACTGGTCCTACTCCTGGGTGCCGATCGTGGCGCCGATCGTCGGCGCGGTCCTGGCGGCGCAGGTCTACGTGCTGCTGGGGTTCGAGGTCTGA
- a CDS encoding phage holin family protein, with amino-acid sequence MSIILRIFINAVAIWAAVFLIEGLDVQTESPTQTILVYVALGAIFGLVNAVIKPIVKTVGCAFYVLTLGLIALVVNALLLLLTAWIAGALDLPFTIDGFWPALLGAIVVAVVSWLLSLLLPGDSDD; translated from the coding sequence GTGAGCATCATCCTGAGAATCTTCATCAACGCCGTCGCCATCTGGGCGGCCGTCTTCCTGATCGAGGGGCTCGACGTCCAGACCGAGTCGCCCACCCAGACGATCCTCGTCTACGTCGCCCTCGGCGCGATCTTCGGCCTGGTCAACGCGGTCATCAAGCCCATCGTCAAAACGGTCGGCTGCGCGTTCTACGTCCTCACCCTCGGCCTGATCGCCCTGGTCGTCAACGCGCTGCTGCTCCTGCTCACCGCGTGGATCGCCGGTGCGCTGGACCTGCCGTTCACGATCGACGGCTTCTGGCCGGCGCTGCTGGGCGCCATCGTGGTCGCCGTCGTGAGCTGGCTGCTCAGCCTCCTGCTGCCGGGCGACAGCGACGACTAG
- the egtC gene encoding ergothioneine biosynthesis protein EgtC, producing MCRHLAYLGAPRTLHDLVYASPASLLTQSYAPREQRHGTVNADGFGVGWYVPGRTGPLRYRRAMPIWADASFADAAQALTTTCLVAAVRDATPGFGTDESCAQPFRADSRLFSHNGAAADHEELAARLGHPLPRGVLDARTPVDSAPLFAAAVRLWRAGEELGAALARVAREARACSAGRYNLLAADGRRLAATAAGDTLYVRHGCGGVWLASEPLDDDPAWRRVPDRTLVTADRDGYRLTGISAVD from the coding sequence ATGTGCCGCCACCTCGCCTACCTCGGCGCCCCCCGCACGCTGCACGACCTGGTCTACGCATCGCCCGCCTCGCTGCTCACCCAGTCCTACGCGCCGCGCGAGCAGCGCCACGGCACCGTCAACGCCGACGGGTTCGGCGTGGGCTGGTACGTCCCGGGCCGCACCGGCCCGCTGCGCTACCGGCGGGCCATGCCGATCTGGGCCGACGCCTCCTTCGCCGACGCAGCCCAGGCGCTCACCACCACGTGCCTGGTCGCCGCCGTGCGCGACGCGACGCCCGGCTTCGGCACCGACGAGTCATGCGCCCAGCCGTTCCGCGCCGACAGCCGGCTGTTCTCCCACAACGGCGCGGCGGCCGACCACGAGGAGCTGGCCGCGCGGCTGGGCCACCCGCTGCCGCGCGGCGTGCTCGACGCCCGCACCCCCGTGGACTCCGCGCCGCTGTTCGCCGCCGCCGTGCGGCTGTGGCGGGCGGGGGAGGAGCTGGGCGCGGCGCTGGCCCGCGTGGCGCGCGAGGCCCGCGCCTGCTCCGCCGGGCGCTACAACCTGCTGGCCGCCGACGGCCGCCGCCTGGCCGCCACCGCCGCAGGCGACACCCTCTACGTCCGCCACGGCTGCGGCGGCGTGTGGCTGGCCTCCGAACCCCTCGACGACGACCCCGCCTGGCGGCGGGTGCCCGACCGGACCCTGGTCACCGCCGACCGGGACGGATACCGCCTGACCGGCATCAGCGCGGTCGACTGA
- the dapB gene encoding 4-hydroxy-tetrahydrodipicolinate reductase, which translates to MIKVGVFGAQGRMGSEVVKAVQGAGDTELVAGVDTAEERDAVRGADVVVDFTHPDAVMDNLRWLIENRVHAVVGTTGFDDARLDRVRELLAANPGANVLIAPNFGIAAVLMMSFAAKAAPYFESTEIIELHHPNKADAPSGTASRTAELVAAARERAGSAPMPDATTAEVPGARGADVAGVRVHALRITGMIAHQEVVFGTHGETLRIRHDSMNRESFMPGVLLGVRRVAGLPDRLTLGLEPLLGLD; encoded by the coding sequence GTGATCAAGGTAGGAGTGTTCGGCGCCCAGGGGCGCATGGGGTCCGAAGTCGTCAAGGCGGTCCAGGGGGCCGGCGACACCGAGCTGGTGGCCGGCGTCGACACCGCCGAGGAGCGCGACGCCGTGCGCGGCGCCGACGTCGTCGTGGACTTCACCCACCCCGACGCGGTCATGGACAACCTGCGCTGGCTCATCGAGAACCGGGTGCACGCCGTGGTGGGCACCACCGGCTTCGACGACGCCCGTCTGGACCGGGTGCGCGAGCTGCTGGCCGCCAACCCCGGCGCCAACGTCCTCATCGCGCCCAACTTCGGCATCGCCGCCGTGCTGATGATGTCCTTCGCCGCCAAGGCCGCGCCCTACTTCGAGTCCACCGAGATCATCGAACTGCACCACCCCAACAAGGCCGACGCCCCCAGCGGCACCGCCTCCCGCACTGCCGAACTCGTGGCCGCCGCCCGCGAGCGCGCGGGATCGGCGCCGATGCCCGACGCCACCACCGCCGAGGTCCCCGGGGCGCGCGGCGCCGACGTGGCGGGCGTGCGGGTGCACGCCCTGCGCATCACCGGGATGATCGCCCACCAGGAGGTCGTGTTCGGCACGCACGGCGAGACCCTGCGCATCCGGCACGACTCCATGAACCGGGAGTCCTTCATGCCCGGCGTGCTGCTGGGAGTGCGCCGGGTGGCGGGCCTGCCCGACCGCCTCACGCTGGGCCTGGAGCCGCTGCTCGGCCTGGACTGA
- a CDS encoding 1,4-dihydroxy-2-naphthoate polyprenyltransferase: MATVSEWVAGARPRTLPNSIVPVAVGTGVALGAGSAVWWKALLAMGVALALQVGVNYANDYSDGVRGTDNERRVGPTRLTAARLAAPRRVFTAAWVCFAVAAVLGLVLAVTTALWLVLVGAVAIVAAWFYTGGSRPYGYHGLGEVSVFVFFGLVAVVGTVFVQMEAVPWQGWVAAVPVGLLSCSVLVINNLRDIHTDAATGKNTLAVRLGERNTRRLYVGCVVAAFVSALATAAAGWWAALVLLAAPLAVPPVRRVVTGQVGRDLVLGLGETGKLQLAFGVLFTAGLALGALG, encoded by the coding sequence GTGGCCACGGTCAGCGAATGGGTCGCGGGGGCGCGTCCGCGCACCCTGCCCAATTCGATCGTCCCGGTTGCGGTGGGCACCGGGGTCGCCCTCGGCGCGGGCTCCGCCGTGTGGTGGAAGGCCCTGCTGGCGATGGGTGTCGCCCTGGCCCTGCAGGTGGGTGTCAACTACGCCAACGACTACAGCGACGGCGTCCGGGGCACCGACAACGAGCGGCGTGTGGGCCCCACCCGCCTGACGGCGGCCCGCCTGGCGGCCCCGCGGCGGGTGTTCACGGCGGCGTGGGTGTGCTTCGCGGTGGCGGCCGTGCTGGGCCTGGTGCTGGCGGTCACCACGGCGCTGTGGCTGGTCCTGGTGGGCGCGGTGGCGATCGTGGCCGCCTGGTTCTACACCGGCGGCAGCCGCCCCTACGGCTACCACGGCCTGGGCGAGGTGTCGGTGTTCGTGTTCTTCGGCCTGGTCGCCGTGGTGGGCACGGTGTTCGTGCAGATGGAGGCCGTCCCGTGGCAGGGGTGGGTGGCCGCCGTCCCGGTGGGCCTGCTGTCGTGCTCGGTGCTGGTCATCAACAACCTGCGCGACATCCACACCGACGCCGCCACCGGCAAGAACACCCTGGCGGTGCGCCTGGGCGAGCGGAACACCCGCCGCCTCTACGTCGGGTGCGTCGTGGCCGCCTTCGTGTCCGCGCTGGCCACGGCGGCGGCCGGGTGGTGGGCCGCCCTGGTGCTGCTGGCCGCGCCGCTGGCGGTGCCGCCGGTGCGCCGGGTGGTCACCGGGCAGGTCGGCCGCGACCTCGTCCTGGGGCTGGGCGAGACCGGGAAGCTGCAACTGGCCTTCGGTGTGCTGTTCACGGCGGGCCTGGCGCTGGGCGCGCTGGGGTAG
- a CDS encoding acyl-CoA dehydrogenase family protein has protein sequence MTSPDLPSADPADLRRLLDGRWAHIRDLARRHLRGERFRPVFGLGVEEHRERVLGQLKEIAATEMSSYGFSGDHGGADDVGGSVVAFEMLVCDLSLMVKVGVQWGLFGGAVQALGTERHHAEFLPGIMSLEIPGCFAMTETGHGSDVQRLRTTAEYDPATGEFVVTTPDDAARKDYIGNAARDGRYAVVFAQLRTRGEGHGVHALLVPIRDAGGRPLPGVRIEDCGPKAGLNGVDNGRLWFDRVRVPREALLNRYGDVAPDGTYSSPIESPNRRFFTMLGTLVRGRISVAGGAGSATKAALAIAVKYAEARRQFDRPGSGEEVRLLDYRAHQRRLLPALARTYALHFAQEELVSTLHDRHSGEGLHDEHGQRELEARAAGLKAVATWHATRTIQTCREACGGAGYLAENRLPQLKADTDVFTTFEGDNTVLLQLVAKGLLTNYRQEFGDLDPMGMARFAAGQFLGAVIERTAARSLIERLVSAAPGRGDASDLRDRGWQLKVLEDRERHVLDGLARRLRRASAGGDAFAVFNDAQDHVLAAGRAHIDRIVLEAFVAGIDRCPEGGTKALLDKVCDLYVLSVIEEDRAWFLEHERLTATRAKTVTQEVNRLCRELRPHAETLVDAFGLADEWLAAPIALGAEAARQEAQRAHAAGRADEAAPTG, from the coding sequence ATGACGTCACCCGACCTGCCGTCCGCGGATCCGGCCGACCTGCGCCGGCTGCTGGACGGCCGCTGGGCGCACATCCGCGACCTGGCCCGCCGCCACCTGCGGGGCGAGCGGTTCCGCCCGGTGTTCGGCCTGGGCGTGGAGGAGCACCGCGAGCGCGTGCTCGGCCAGCTCAAGGAGATCGCGGCCACCGAGATGTCGTCCTACGGCTTCTCCGGCGACCACGGCGGCGCCGACGACGTCGGCGGCTCGGTGGTGGCCTTCGAGATGCTGGTGTGCGACCTGTCGCTCATGGTGAAGGTGGGCGTGCAGTGGGGGCTGTTCGGCGGCGCCGTGCAGGCCCTGGGCACCGAGCGCCACCACGCCGAGTTCCTGCCGGGGATCATGTCGCTGGAGATCCCCGGCTGCTTCGCCATGACCGAGACCGGGCACGGCTCCGACGTCCAGCGGCTGCGCACCACCGCCGAGTACGACCCCGCCACCGGCGAGTTCGTGGTCACCACCCCTGACGACGCCGCGCGCAAGGACTACATCGGCAACGCCGCCCGCGACGGCCGCTACGCGGTGGTGTTCGCCCAGCTGCGCACCCGGGGCGAGGGCCACGGCGTGCACGCCCTGCTGGTGCCGATCCGCGACGCCGGGGGCCGCCCCCTGCCCGGGGTCCGCATCGAGGACTGCGGCCCCAAGGCCGGCCTCAACGGGGTGGACAACGGGCGGCTGTGGTTCGACCGGGTGCGCGTGCCGCGCGAGGCCCTGCTCAACCGCTACGGCGACGTCGCCCCCGACGGCACCTACTCCAGCCCCATCGAGAGCCCCAACCGGCGGTTCTTCACCATGCTGGGCACCCTGGTGCGCGGGCGCATCAGCGTGGCCGGCGGCGCCGGAAGCGCCACCAAGGCCGCGCTGGCCATCGCCGTGAAGTACGCCGAGGCGCGCCGCCAGTTCGACCGCCCCGGCTCCGGCGAGGAGGTGCGGCTGCTGGACTACCGCGCCCACCAGCGCCGGCTGCTGCCCGCCCTGGCGCGCACCTACGCCCTGCACTTCGCCCAGGAGGAGCTGGTCTCCACCCTGCACGACCGGCACAGCGGCGAGGGCCTGCACGACGAGCACGGGCAGCGGGAGCTGGAGGCGCGCGCGGCCGGGCTCAAGGCCGTGGCCACCTGGCACGCCACCCGCACGATCCAGACCTGCCGGGAGGCGTGCGGCGGCGCGGGCTACCTGGCCGAGAACCGGCTGCCCCAGCTCAAGGCCGACACCGACGTGTTCACCACCTTCGAGGGCGACAACACGGTGCTGCTGCAGCTGGTGGCCAAGGGCCTGCTGACCAACTACCGCCAGGAGTTCGGCGACCTGGACCCCATGGGCATGGCGCGGTTCGCGGCCGGGCAGTTCCTCGGCGCGGTCATCGAGCGCACGGCCGCGCGGTCGCTGATCGAGCGGCTGGTCAGCGCGGCGCCGGGGCGCGGCGACGCCTCCGACCTGCGCGACCGGGGCTGGCAGCTGAAGGTGCTGGAGGACCGCGAGCGCCACGTCCTGGACGGCCTGGCCAGGCGGCTGCGCAGGGCGTCGGCCGGCGGCGACGCGTTCGCGGTGTTCAACGACGCCCAGGACCACGTGCTGGCCGCCGGGCGGGCCCACATCGACCGGATCGTGCTGGAGGCGTTCGTCGCCGGGATCGACCGCTGCCCCGAGGGCGGCACGAAGGCGCTGCTGGACAAGGTGTGCGACCTGTACGTGCTGTCGGTGATCGAGGAGGACCGCGCCTGGTTCCTGGAGCACGAGCGGCTGACCGCCACGCGCGCCAAGACGGTCACCCAGGAGGTCAACCGGCTGTGCCGGGAGCTGCGGCCGCACGCCGAGACGCTGGTGGACGCGTTCGGGCTGGCCGACGAGTGGCTGGCGGCGCCGATCGCGCTGGGCGCCGAGGCCGCCCGCCAGGAGGCCCAGCGCGCCCACGCGGCCGGGCGCGCGGACGAGGCGGCCCCAACCGGCTGA
- the egtB gene encoding ergothioneine biosynthesis protein EgtB yields the protein MTRPTPEPARPPAVADGAAGERLRTRIAAELDHGRRRSVALTLEALDEDELLAQHSPLMSPLVWDLAHVGNYEEQWLVRAAAGGEALRPDIDVLYDAFENPRAERVSLPLLTPREARDYNARVRARVLDALERARFDSGAPLLDGGFVYHMVIQHEHQHDETMLATHQLRRGRPVLPGLTAPPPRPAPDTRRPAEVLVEAGPFTMGTDDDPWAYDNERPAHTVDLPAFRIDTAAVTNAAHLDFIADGGYDDPRWWSPRGWEWRTRSGKRAPAFWIRDTGGGWLRRRMGRVEPLPPEEPVQHVCYYEAEAHARWAGKRLPTEAEWEKAARHDPATGASRRHPWGDADPAPRHANLGQRLLRPAPAGAFPDGAAPCGALQMLGDVWEWTATDFTGYPGFAAFPYREYSEVFFGGDYKVLRGGSWATHPTAVRATFRNWDHPIRRQIFSGFRCARDADPDEGGRRGGGR from the coding sequence ATGACCCGGCCCACGCCCGAACCCGCCCGCCCGCCGGCCGTCGCCGACGGCGCCGCCGGCGAGCGGCTGCGCACCCGCATCGCCGCCGAACTCGACCACGGGCGCCGCCGCAGCGTCGCCCTCACCCTGGAGGCCCTGGACGAGGACGAGCTGCTGGCCCAGCACTCGCCGCTGATGTCGCCGCTGGTGTGGGACCTCGCCCACGTCGGCAACTACGAGGAGCAGTGGCTGGTGCGCGCCGCCGCCGGAGGCGAGGCGCTGCGGCCCGACATCGACGTCCTCTACGACGCCTTCGAGAACCCGCGCGCCGAGCGCGTCAGCCTCCCGCTGCTCACCCCGCGCGAGGCCCGCGACTACAACGCGCGGGTGCGCGCCCGGGTGCTCGACGCCCTGGAGCGCGCCCGGTTCGACTCCGGCGCCCCGCTGCTCGACGGCGGGTTCGTCTACCACATGGTGATCCAGCACGAGCACCAGCACGACGAGACCATGCTGGCCACCCACCAGCTGCGGCGCGGCCGCCCCGTGCTGCCCGGCCTCACCGCGCCGCCGCCCCGGCCCGCCCCCGACACCCGCCGCCCGGCCGAGGTGCTGGTCGAGGCCGGGCCCTTCACCATGGGCACCGACGACGACCCCTGGGCCTATGACAACGAGCGGCCCGCCCACACCGTCGACCTGCCCGCCTTCCGCATCGACACCGCCGCCGTGACCAACGCCGCCCACCTGGACTTCATCGCCGACGGCGGCTACGACGACCCCCGCTGGTGGAGCCCGCGGGGCTGGGAGTGGCGCACCCGCTCGGGCAAGCGCGCCCCCGCCTTCTGGATCCGCGACACCGGCGGCGGCTGGCTGCGCCGACGCATGGGCCGCGTGGAGCCGCTGCCGCCCGAGGAGCCGGTGCAGCACGTGTGCTACTACGAGGCCGAGGCGCACGCCCGCTGGGCGGGCAAGCGGCTGCCCACCGAGGCCGAGTGGGAGAAGGCGGCGCGCCACGACCCCGCCACCGGCGCCTCCCGCCGCCACCCATGGGGCGACGCCGATCCCGCCCCGCGCCACGCCAACCTGGGCCAGCGCCTGCTGCGCCCCGCCCCGGCCGGGGCCTTCCCCGACGGCGCGGCGCCCTGCGGCGCGCTGCAGATGCTCGGCGACGTGTGGGAGTGGACCGCCACCGACTTCACCGGCTACCCGGGCTTTGCCGCGTTCCCCTACCGGGAGTACTCCGAGGTGTTCTTCGGCGGCGACTACAAGGTGCTGCGCGGCGGCTCCTGGGCCACCCACCCCACCGCCGTCCGCGCCACGTTCCGCAACTGGGACCACCCCATCCGCCGGCAGATCTTCAGCGGGTTCCGGTGCGCGCGCGACGCCGACCCCGACGAGGGCGGGCGCCGCGGAGGCGGCCGGTGA
- the egtD gene encoding L-histidine N(alpha)-methyltransferase: MLRIDQYLTTDDLAKALRRDVAEGLGSRPRSLPPKWFYDERGSALFEEITRLAEYYPTRAERAILLGHAPEIARASGADTLVELGAGSGEKTRLLLDALRAAGTLRRFVPVDVSGAFLRESAAAIGAGYPGLEVHAVVADFERHLHLLPSGGRRAVAVLGSTLGNQPPDRRAAFLADLREGFAEGDTLLLGLDLVKDPARLVAAYDDARGVTAEFNRNVLRVLNRELDADLRPEGFDHVAVWDPRAEWIEMRLRARSAQRARVRAIGLEVDFAAGEEVRTEISAKFRREGIAAELRRAGFGLEHWWTDPAGDFALLLARP, from the coding sequence ATGCTGCGCATCGACCAGTACCTGACAACCGACGACTTGGCCAAGGCCCTGCGCCGCGACGTCGCCGAGGGCCTGGGCTCGCGGCCGCGGTCGCTGCCGCCCAAGTGGTTCTACGACGAGCGCGGCAGCGCGCTGTTCGAGGAGATCACCCGGCTGGCGGAGTACTACCCCACGCGCGCCGAGCGGGCCATCCTGCTGGGCCACGCCCCCGAGATCGCCCGCGCCTCGGGCGCCGACACCCTGGTGGAGCTGGGCGCGGGCTCGGGCGAGAAGACCCGGCTGCTGCTGGACGCGCTGCGCGCCGCCGGGACACTGCGCCGGTTCGTGCCCGTCGACGTCAGCGGCGCGTTCCTGCGGGAGTCGGCCGCCGCGATCGGCGCGGGCTACCCCGGCCTGGAGGTCCACGCCGTGGTCGCCGACTTCGAGCGCCACCTGCACCTGCTGCCCTCCGGCGGCCGCCGCGCCGTCGCGGTCCTGGGCTCCACCTTGGGCAACCAGCCGCCGGACCGCCGCGCGGCCTTCCTCGCCGACCTGCGCGAGGGGTTCGCCGAGGGCGACACCCTGCTGCTGGGGCTGGACCTGGTGAAGGACCCCGCCCGGCTGGTGGCCGCCTACGACGACGCGCGCGGGGTCACCGCCGAGTTCAACCGCAACGTGCTGCGCGTCCTCAACCGCGAACTCGACGCCGACCTGCGCCCGGAGGGGTTCGACCACGTGGCGGTGTGGGACCCCCGCGCGGAGTGGATCGAGATGCGGCTGCGCGCCCGCTCGGCGCAGCGTGCGCGCGTGCGCGCCATCGGCCTGGAGGTCGACTTCGCGGCGGGCGAGGAGGTCCGCACCGAGATCTCGGCGAAGTTCCGCCGCGAGGGGATCGCGGCGGAACTTCGCCGGGCCGGGTTCGGCCTGGAGCACTGGTGGACCGACCCCGCCGGGGACTTCGCGCTGCTGCTGGCGCGCCCCTGA